A region from the Pseudonocardia petroleophila genome encodes:
- a CDS encoding pyridoxamine 5'-phosphate oxidase family protein, translated as MSRYAQLTFTDPVREVQAEQGSAAAMARMLPPDGSDTAGPDALGPAEAAFLAERDGVYLATVGSTGWPYVQHRGGPPGFLHVLDEHTLGFVDVRGNRQYVSTGNLRHDDRVAVFAMDHAHQRRLKLLGRAELVALDADPALTERLSDVAADGRPERVVLIHVEGVQQNCPQHITPRWSEAELADALAPMRERIAELEAENARLRGA; from the coding sequence ATGAGCCGATACGCCCAGCTGACGTTCACCGATCCGGTCCGCGAGGTGCAGGCCGAGCAGGGCAGCGCCGCGGCGATGGCCCGGATGCTCCCCCCTGATGGATCCGACACGGCCGGGCCCGACGCCCTCGGGCCCGCCGAGGCCGCGTTCCTCGCCGAGCGCGACGGCGTCTACCTGGCGACGGTCGGGTCCACCGGCTGGCCCTACGTCCAGCACCGCGGCGGCCCGCCCGGCTTCCTGCACGTCCTCGACGAGCACACGCTCGGCTTCGTCGACGTCCGCGGCAACCGGCAGTACGTCTCCACCGGCAACCTGCGCCACGACGACCGCGTCGCCGTGTTCGCCATGGACCACGCCCACCAGCGGCGGCTCAAGCTGCTCGGCCGCGCCGAGCTCGTCGCGCTCGACGCCGACCCGGCCCTCACCGAGCGCCTGTCCGACGTCGCCGCCGACGGGCGGCCGGAGCGGGTCGTGCTCATCCACGTGGAGGGCGTGCAGCAGAACTGCCCGCAGCACATCACCCCGCGCTGGTCGGAGGCGGAGCTGGCCGACGCGCTGGCGCCGATGCGGGAGCGGATCGCCGAGCTGGAGGCCGAGAACGCGCGGCTCAGGGGCGCCTGA
- a CDS encoding TetR/AcrR family transcriptional regulator: MPTAARDRLIAAAERLFYAEGVRAVGVERLLAESGVGRASFYRHFPGKDDLVVTVLGERLARWRADLAAAVDARGGGVPAVFEALAEQLAEPGFRGCAAINAMVEAADRDSAAHRVAADHKAQLAAYLGGLAGDAELGEQLLILVDGAIVTALRDPTGDPARRAAAIAALLMR, encoded by the coding sequence GTGCCCACCGCCGCCCGTGACCGACTGATCGCCGCCGCCGAGCGCCTCTTCTACGCCGAGGGCGTCCGGGCGGTGGGGGTGGAGCGGCTGCTCGCCGAGTCCGGGGTCGGGCGGGCGTCGTTCTACCGGCACTTCCCCGGCAAGGACGACCTGGTCGTCACGGTGCTGGGGGAGCGGCTGGCGCGCTGGCGCGCCGACCTCGCGGCCGCCGTCGACGCACGCGGCGGCGGGGTGCCCGCGGTGTTCGAGGCCCTCGCCGAGCAGCTCGCGGAGCCCGGCTTCCGCGGCTGTGCCGCGATCAACGCGATGGTCGAGGCGGCCGACCGCGACAGCGCGGCGCACCGCGTCGCGGCCGACCACAAGGCGCAGCTGGCCGCCTACCTGGGCGGGCTGGCCGGGGACGCGGAGCTCGGCGAGCAGCTGCTGATCCTGGTCGACGGCGCGATCGTCACGGCGCTGCGCGACCCCACCGGCGACCCCGCGCGGCGGGCGGCGGCGATCGCGGCGCTCCTCATGCGGTGA
- a CDS encoding phosphatase PAP2 family protein — MSHPAGLDGPHEPNPTRPGRAVLLAVLLLLAAGAAMWAALDTAGAGRLDARFLGEAVESRTGGLTDVAVAVTTIGNTFAMGVLATLTGIWCWARGRRADAVFVVATMAGAVLLFRGIKILVDRPRPPALTQVVRETNESLPSGHATMSMVVIGSLVVLFWAGRGTAARVAMVVAAGLWVGAVGATRIYLGVHWFSDVLIGWLLGAAWLAGCAATWSWWRRRAAVTA, encoded by the coding sequence GTGAGCCATCCCGCGGGCCTGGACGGCCCTCACGAACCGAACCCGACGCGGCCCGGGCGCGCCGTCCTGCTCGCGGTACTGCTGCTCCTCGCGGCGGGCGCGGCGATGTGGGCGGCGCTCGACACCGCCGGCGCGGGCCGGCTCGACGCCCGCTTCCTCGGCGAGGCCGTCGAGTCGCGGACGGGCGGGCTCACCGACGTCGCCGTCGCGGTCACGACGATCGGCAACACGTTCGCGATGGGCGTGCTCGCCACCCTGACCGGGATCTGGTGCTGGGCCCGCGGGCGGCGGGCCGACGCGGTGTTCGTCGTCGCGACGATGGCGGGGGCGGTGCTGCTGTTCCGCGGGATCAAGATCCTCGTCGACCGGCCGCGGCCCCCGGCGCTCACGCAGGTGGTGCGGGAGACCAACGAGTCGCTGCCGTCCGGGCACGCGACGATGTCGATGGTCGTGATCGGGTCGCTGGTCGTGCTGTTCTGGGCCGGGCGGGGCACCGCGGCGCGGGTGGCGATGGTCGTCGCGGCCGGGCTGTGGGTCGGCGCGGTCGGGGCGACGCGGATCTACCTGGGCGTGCACTGGTTCAGCGACGTGCTCATCGGCTGGCTGCTCGGCGCGGCCTGGCTGGCCGGGTGTGCGGCGACGTGGAGCTGGTGGCGCCGCCGCGCCGCGGTCACCGCATGA
- a CDS encoding ROK family protein, which yields MLTLAIDIGGSGLKATVLDPAGEMTSERIRRETPYPCTPPVLLDELDALAATQPAYDRVSVGFPGAIRRGRVREVPAFSRRGPGRDPDPELVALWHGFELEAALRERFGRPVRVANDADVQGSAVVSGQGLELVITLGTGVGCAIFFDGVLLPHMELSHGRFGEGLSIEVACGDNQREEVGKHVWRARVLDALEALEAMVLPDHVYIGGGNAKKLDPDTLGPNRTIVPNISGLLGGIALWERTADVGDAPAPAVP from the coding sequence ATGCTCACCCTTGCCATCGACATCGGCGGATCCGGCCTCAAGGCCACGGTGCTGGACCCCGCGGGCGAGATGACCTCCGAGCGCATCCGCCGCGAGACCCCCTACCCGTGCACGCCGCCGGTGCTGCTCGACGAGCTCGACGCGCTCGCCGCCACGCAGCCCGCCTACGACCGCGTCTCCGTCGGGTTCCCCGGCGCCATCCGCCGCGGCCGCGTGCGCGAGGTGCCCGCGTTCTCCCGGCGCGGGCCCGGGCGGGACCCCGATCCCGAGCTGGTCGCGCTGTGGCACGGCTTCGAGCTGGAGGCCGCGCTGCGGGAGCGGTTCGGGCGCCCGGTGCGGGTGGCCAACGACGCCGACGTGCAGGGCTCGGCCGTCGTCTCCGGGCAGGGCCTGGAGCTGGTGATCACGCTCGGCACCGGAGTCGGCTGCGCGATCTTCTTCGACGGGGTGCTGCTGCCGCACATGGAGCTCTCGCACGGCCGGTTCGGCGAGGGGCTGTCGATCGAGGTGGCGTGCGGGGACAACCAGCGCGAGGAGGTCGGCAAGCACGTGTGGCGCGCCCGCGTGCTCGACGCGCTGGAGGCCCTCGAGGCGATGGTCCTGCCCGACCACGTCTACATCGGCGGCGGCAACGCGAAGAAGCTCGACCCCGACACCCTCGGCCCGAACCGCACGATCGTGCCCAACATCTCCGGGCTGCTCGGCGGGATCGCGCTGTGGGAGCGCACCGCCGACGTCGGCGACGCCCCAGCACCCGCCGTGCCCTGA
- a CDS encoding threonine synthase has translation MSPYSTLSHLDCSRDASRHDADVVQGTSPLGAPLLARYDLERASSLVTPAEIASRAPDLWRYHELLPVRDERHVVTLGEGMTPLLDLPRHGARLGVPGLRMKDEGLVPTGAFKARGAAVGVSRAVELGVTGIAMPTNGNAGAAWACYAARAGIDALIAMPVDAPVITRRECVVAGAELHLVDGLIGDAGAIVADAVTRRPGFQDTSTLREPYRLEGKKTMGYEIVEQLGWRCPDVILYPTGGGVGIIAIHKALLEMRELGWISGPLPRLVAVQATGCAPIVDAFHAGLDASTAPADPHTVAFGITVPKALGDFLVLDAVRSSGGTAIAVTDDELLAAQGALARDEGTWICPEGAACVAAVGRLRESGWLDGTEDVVVLNTGSGLIYPDTVPVDVPTLPKGARI, from the coding sequence GTGTCCCCGTACTCGACGCTCAGCCACCTCGACTGCTCCCGCGACGCCTCCCGCCACGACGCCGACGTCGTCCAGGGCACCTCGCCGCTGGGCGCGCCGCTCCTCGCGCGCTACGACCTGGAACGGGCGTCGTCGCTGGTCACGCCGGCGGAGATCGCCTCGCGGGCCCCCGACCTGTGGCGCTACCACGAGCTGCTCCCCGTCCGCGACGAACGGCACGTCGTCACCCTCGGCGAGGGCATGACCCCGCTGCTCGACCTCCCGCGCCACGGCGCCCGGCTCGGCGTCCCCGGGCTGCGGATGAAGGACGAGGGGCTCGTCCCGACCGGGGCGTTCAAGGCGCGCGGGGCCGCGGTCGGCGTCTCGCGGGCCGTGGAGCTGGGCGTCACCGGGATCGCGATGCCCACGAACGGCAACGCCGGTGCCGCGTGGGCCTGCTACGCCGCGCGGGCCGGGATCGACGCGCTGATCGCCATGCCCGTCGACGCGCCCGTCATCACCCGGCGCGAGTGCGTCGTCGCGGGGGCGGAGCTGCACCTCGTCGACGGCCTGATCGGCGACGCCGGCGCGATCGTCGCCGACGCCGTGACCCGGCGCCCCGGCTTCCAGGACACCTCGACGCTGCGCGAGCCCTACCGGCTGGAGGGCAAGAAGACGATGGGCTACGAGATCGTCGAGCAGCTCGGCTGGCGCTGCCCCGACGTGATCCTCTACCCGACCGGCGGCGGCGTCGGGATCATCGCGATCCACAAGGCGCTGCTCGAGATGCGGGAGCTCGGCTGGATCTCCGGCCCGCTCCCCCGGCTGGTCGCCGTCCAGGCGACGGGCTGCGCCCCGATCGTCGACGCCTTCCACGCCGGCCTCGACGCGAGCACCGCCCCGGCCGACCCGCACACCGTCGCCTTCGGCATCACCGTGCCCAAGGCGCTCGGCGACTTCCTCGTGCTCGACGCCGTGCGCAGCAGCGGGGGCACCGCGATCGCGGTCACCGACGACGAGCTGCTCGCGGCCCAGGGGGCGCTGGCCCGCGACGAGGGCACCTGGATCTGCCCGGAGGGCGCGGCGTGCGTGGCGGCGGTGGGTCGGCTGCGGGAGTCCGGCTGGCTCGACGGCACCGAGGACGTGGTGGTCCTCAACACCGGCAGCGGGCTGATCTACCCCGACACGGTGCCGGTCGACGTCCCGACGCTGCCGAAGGGCGCACGCATCTAG
- the pgi gene encoding glucose-6-phosphate isomerase — MDIAATPEWAALTEHHAAVAGLHLRELFDADPERAAALTTTGADLVLDWSKNRVTRDTLPLLTALARAACLPERTDAMFAGEHINTSEDRAVLHTALRAPRATALAVDGQDVIDDVHAVLDRMGEFTDSVRSGEWVGHTGERIRAVVNIGIGGSDLGPVMAYEALKAYAQRDIELRFVSNIDPTDVAEATRDLDPASTLFVVSSKTFTTLETLTNARVARAWLLAGLGDDADVAKHFVAVSTNAKEATAFGIDEANMFGFWDWVGGRYSLDSAIGLSLMIAIGKEQFAEFLAGMHAMDRHFRDAPLEQNLPVIAGLLNVWYVNFFGTETHAVLPYSQYLHRLPAYLQQLTMESNGKSVRGDGTPVTTATGEIFWGEPGTNGQHAFYQLIHQGTRLVPADFIGFAEPNHVLPVDDDTDMHDLFMANLFAQSSALAFGKTAEEIAAEGTPAELVPHKVMPGNRPSSTILARKLTPSVLGQLIAFYEHVTFVEGTVWGIDSFDQWGVELGKVMAKQLGPTLTEPSPDLSGLDSSTAALVGRYREWRGR; from the coding sequence GTGGACATCGCCGCTACCCCCGAGTGGGCCGCCCTCACCGAGCACCACGCCGCCGTCGCCGGCCTGCACCTGCGCGAGCTGTTCGACGCCGATCCGGAGCGGGCCGCCGCGCTCACCACGACCGGCGCCGACCTCGTCCTCGACTGGTCCAAGAACCGCGTCACCCGCGACACGCTGCCGCTGCTGACGGCGCTGGCGCGGGCCGCCTGCCTCCCCGAGCGCACCGACGCGATGTTCGCGGGCGAGCACATCAACACCAGCGAGGACCGCGCGGTCCTGCACACCGCGCTGCGCGCGCCCCGGGCCACCGCGCTCGCCGTCGACGGCCAGGACGTCATCGACGACGTGCACGCCGTCCTCGACCGGATGGGCGAGTTCACCGACTCGGTCCGCTCCGGCGAGTGGGTCGGCCACACCGGCGAGCGGATCCGCGCCGTCGTCAACATCGGCATCGGGGGCTCGGACCTCGGCCCGGTGATGGCGTACGAGGCTCTCAAGGCGTACGCGCAGCGCGACATCGAGCTGCGGTTCGTGTCCAACATCGACCCCACCGACGTCGCCGAGGCCACCCGCGACCTCGACCCCGCCAGCACGCTGTTCGTCGTGTCCTCCAAGACGTTCACGACGCTGGAGACGCTGACCAACGCGCGCGTCGCCCGGGCCTGGCTGCTCGCCGGGCTCGGCGACGACGCGGACGTCGCGAAGCACTTCGTCGCCGTCTCGACGAACGCGAAGGAGGCGACGGCCTTCGGCATCGACGAGGCCAACATGTTCGGCTTCTGGGACTGGGTGGGCGGGCGCTACTCGCTCGACTCCGCGATCGGGCTGTCGCTGATGATCGCGATCGGGAAGGAGCAGTTCGCCGAGTTCCTGGCCGGGATGCACGCGATGGACCGGCACTTCCGCGACGCCCCGCTCGAGCAGAACCTGCCGGTCATCGCCGGGCTGCTCAACGTCTGGTACGTCAACTTCTTCGGCACCGAGACCCACGCGGTGCTCCCCTACAGCCAGTACCTGCACCGGCTCCCCGCCTACCTGCAGCAGCTGACGATGGAGAGCAACGGCAAGTCCGTCCGCGGCGACGGCACCCCGGTCACGACGGCCACCGGCGAGATCTTCTGGGGCGAGCCGGGCACCAACGGCCAGCACGCGTTCTACCAGCTCATCCACCAGGGGACGCGGCTCGTCCCGGCCGACTTCATCGGGTTCGCCGAGCCGAACCACGTCCTCCCCGTCGACGACGACACCGACATGCACGACCTGTTCATGGCCAACCTGTTCGCCCAGTCCTCGGCGCTCGCGTTCGGCAAGACCGCCGAGGAGATCGCCGCGGAGGGCACCCCGGCCGAGCTGGTGCCGCACAAGGTGATGCCCGGCAACCGGCCCAGCTCCACGATCCTGGCGCGCAAGCTCACGCCGTCGGTGCTCGGGCAGCTCATCGCGTTCTACGAGCACGTGACGTTCGTCGAGGGCACGGTCTGGGGCATCGACTCCTTCGACCAGTGGGGCGTGGAGCTGGGGAAGGTCATGGCCAAGCAGCTCGGCCCGACGCTGACCGAGCCGTCGCCCGACCTCTCCGGGCTCGACTCCTCCACCGCCGCCCTCGTCGGGCGCTACCGGGAGTGGCGCGGGCGGTGA